The following proteins come from a genomic window of Candidatus Binatus sp.:
- a CDS encoding ATP-binding protein yields the protein MTDKGDLIATDASAALIHVPPPAELDASELKGQVPLDAVSLERAASSDGDLELFGQSRALDAIRLAIGIDAAGYNVFVSGLRSRHERESVLRLLSERAATMPTPGDWVYVNNFRNPESPVAIYLRPGQGVELRARMTELIGFVLEQLPKAFRREDFDQERAALRDKYNKRAQGLFGNLETRARERGFAIQSTPTGQVIFIPLIDGKMPESPEALGKAMAAKTDAEREQLAKVQGELQDELGTLMLRQQEMMRELIDDIRAIERAFAARLITPSIEELKHHFNSPAVEAYLNEVAEHMLGNLDRFREAPAEQGPRPAAAIEDGARWFDYQINVMVDNSATRGAPVVLEDAPTYRNLFGTIERWIDPLGRSGTNFTRIIGGSFLKSHGGFLVFDLEDAAVEPGVWKTLKRSLKSGRMTLETFEPLPFFSMSGLKPEPIEIHNKVVVLGGAYLYNLLYFYEPDFADLFKVKAEMRPSVAADGAAAAHYAARVGALARRENLPPFEAGALAKIVEFGMRMAGDRSRVLAMLEPIDDLARESAYFARNELAQRVTGAHVERALGERMLRLNFIEEEIRRLIGEGTLIVHIRAASVGQINGLAVLDVGGYSFGRPARVTATVALGQAGVINIEREARMSGSTHDKGIMILSGFIRARFGQRHPIAMTASICFEQSYSGIDGDSASSTELYALLSALSGVPLRQDLAVTGSVDQYGTVQAIGGVNEKVEGFYRVCKAIGLTGTQGVLVPRTNVSNLMLDPETTGAIERGEFHIYPINTIDRGIETLTGVRAGTIDEPGTINHLVDQQLKRMADILRERPLGETRVVQEPAPNPPAPKPPAPPEPPR from the coding sequence ATGACTGACAAGGGCGACCTCATCGCTACCGACGCCAGCGCCGCGCTGATTCACGTACCGCCGCCCGCGGAGCTCGACGCTTCCGAACTCAAGGGGCAGGTGCCGCTCGACGCAGTTTCACTGGAGCGCGCCGCGTCCAGCGATGGCGACCTCGAGCTGTTTGGCCAGAGCCGCGCGCTGGATGCGATACGGCTTGCGATCGGAATCGACGCGGCCGGCTACAACGTTTTCGTAAGCGGATTGCGCTCGCGGCATGAGCGCGAATCGGTCCTGCGCCTGCTCAGCGAAAGGGCCGCGACGATGCCGACGCCCGGCGATTGGGTGTACGTAAACAATTTTCGAAATCCCGAATCTCCGGTCGCCATCTACCTGCGGCCGGGCCAGGGGGTTGAGCTGCGCGCGCGGATGACGGAGTTGATCGGCTTCGTGCTCGAGCAGTTGCCGAAAGCGTTCCGGCGCGAGGACTTCGATCAGGAGCGCGCGGCGCTGCGCGACAAATACAACAAGCGCGCGCAGGGACTGTTCGGAAATCTGGAGACGCGCGCGCGCGAGCGCGGCTTTGCGATCCAGAGCACACCGACTGGACAGGTGATATTCATCCCGCTGATCGACGGCAAGATGCCCGAGTCGCCCGAGGCGCTCGGCAAAGCGATGGCGGCAAAGACTGACGCCGAGCGTGAGCAACTGGCGAAGGTGCAGGGCGAGCTGCAGGACGAACTGGGCACGTTGATGCTCAGGCAGCAGGAAATGATGCGCGAGCTGATCGACGACATCCGCGCAATCGAGCGCGCCTTCGCGGCGCGGCTGATCACGCCGTCGATTGAAGAGTTAAAGCATCACTTTAATAGTCCCGCGGTCGAAGCCTACCTCAATGAAGTCGCCGAGCACATGCTCGGCAATCTCGATCGCTTCCGCGAAGCGCCGGCTGAGCAGGGCCCAAGGCCGGCTGCGGCAATCGAAGACGGCGCGCGATGGTTCGACTACCAGATCAACGTGATGGTCGATAACTCGGCCACGCGCGGAGCGCCGGTGGTGCTCGAGGATGCGCCCACGTATCGCAACCTGTTCGGGACGATCGAGCGGTGGATCGATCCGCTGGGGCGCTCGGGGACCAACTTCACGCGGATCATAGGCGGATCTTTTCTGAAATCGCACGGCGGTTTCCTGGTCTTCGATCTCGAGGATGCGGCGGTCGAGCCCGGCGTCTGGAAAACGCTCAAGCGCAGCCTCAAGTCGGGGCGCATGACGCTGGAGACTTTCGAACCGCTGCCGTTTTTCTCGATGAGCGGACTGAAGCCCGAACCGATCGAGATTCACAACAAGGTCGTGGTGCTGGGCGGAGCGTATCTTTACAACCTGCTTTACTTCTACGAGCCGGACTTCGCGGACCTGTTCAAGGTCAAGGCCGAGATGCGGCCCTCGGTGGCGGCCGACGGCGCAGCGGCGGCGCATTATGCGGCGCGCGTGGGGGCGCTGGCGCGCAGGGAGAATCTGCCGCCGTTCGAGGCGGGCGCGCTGGCCAAGATCGTGGAATTCGGGATGCGGATGGCGGGGGACAGATCGCGAGTGCTCGCGATGCTGGAACCGATAGACGATCTCGCGCGCGAGTCGGCGTACTTCGCACGCAATGAACTGGCTCAGCGGGTTACCGGCGCACACGTTGAGCGGGCGCTCGGCGAGCGGATGCTGCGGCTCAATTTCATCGAGGAGGAAATCCGCAGGCTGATCGGGGAAGGCACGCTCATCGTTCATATTCGCGCCGCGAGCGTCGGACAGATCAATGGGCTGGCCGTACTGGACGTCGGCGGCTACAGTTTCGGGCGGCCGGCGCGGGTAACCGCGACCGTGGCGCTTGGGCAGGCGGGCGTGATCAACATCGAGCGCGAGGCGCGGATGTCGGGATCGACGCACGACAAGGGAATCATGATCCTGAGCGGATTTATCCGCGCGCGGTTCGGACAGCGGCATCCGATCGCGATGACGGCGAGCATCTGCTTCGAGCAATCGTACTCGGGAATCGACGGCGATAGCGCCAGTTCGACCGAGCTGTACGCGCTGCTGTCGGCGCTGTCGGGAGTGCCGCTTCGGCAGGACCTGGCGGTGACGGGGTCGGTCGATCAATACGGCACCGTGCAGGCCATTGGCGGCGTCAACGAGAAGGTCGAGGGCTTCTATCGCGTGTGCAAGGCGATCGGTCTGACGGGCACCCAGGGCGTGCTGGTGCCGCGCACCAACGTCTCGAACCTGATGCTCGATCCGGAGACCACCGGCGCGATCGAGCGGGGTGAATTCCACATCTATCCGATCAATACGATCGATCGCGGAATCGAGACTTTGACCGGGGTGCGCGCGGGAACGATCGACGAGCCCGGAACGATCAACCATCTCGTCGATCAGCAGCTCAAGCGCATGGCTGACATCCTGCGCGAACGCCCGCTGGGCGAAACTCGCGTGGTGCAGGAGCCGGCGCCGAACCCACCCGCACCCAAACCGCCGGCGCCGCCCGAGCCTCCGCGCTAG
- a CDS encoding Hsp20/alpha crystallin family protein — translation MATSRGFGIADFERAFNEFFDEMLIDRWKCAAPALEFERAQVIDRGDRYEVRVAAVGVDPAKIQAEVSGQRLAVRVPDKLGGTLESSFSFSDSIDGEASTAKWSEGTLVITLPKKKGRRIALKDS, via the coding sequence ATGGCTACCAGCCGCGGATTTGGGATTGCGGACTTCGAGCGCGCCTTCAACGAGTTCTTCGACGAAATGTTGATCGACCGATGGAAATGCGCAGCGCCCGCCCTTGAATTCGAACGCGCGCAGGTCATCGACCGTGGCGATCGTTACGAGGTGCGAGTCGCGGCGGTCGGCGTCGATCCGGCAAAGATCCAGGCCGAAGTCTCGGGCCAGCGGCTGGCGGTTCGCGTGCCGGACAAACTGGGCGGGACGCTCGAGAGTTCATTTTCGTTCTCCGACTCGATCGACGGCGAAGCCTCGACCGCGAAGTGGTCCGAAGGCACGCTGGTTATCACTCTGCCGAAAAAGAAAGGCCGGCGAATCGCGCTCAAGGATTCGTGA
- a CDS encoding universal stress protein yields the protein MPTFSKIVAATDFSEDSTLALTFAQEIAVKFSAEIVLVHVDQPLAPVMMTPELGPAMDVGAMGRIAEEQRMLAQKELDKIAGKLREGGLKVKVQLKVGSPFMEILRAAQSENADLIVLGTHGRTGLAHVLMGSVAERVVQKSPCPVLTIRHPDRKFKHPLDK from the coding sequence GTGCCAACCTTTTCAAAAATTGTCGCCGCAACCGATTTCTCCGAAGACTCGACCTTGGCGCTTACCTTCGCCCAGGAGATCGCTGTCAAGTTCTCGGCCGAGATCGTGCTGGTGCATGTCGATCAGCCGCTTGCGCCGGTAATGATGACGCCGGAACTGGGCCCGGCGATGGACGTTGGCGCGATGGGCCGGATTGCCGAAGAGCAGCGGATGCTCGCGCAGAAGGAGCTCGACAAGATTGCCGGCAAGCTGCGCGAGGGTGGACTCAAGGTCAAGGTCCAGCTCAAAGTTGGTTCTCCGTTCATGGAAATTCTGCGCGCGGCCCAGAGCGAGAACGCCGATTTGATCGTGCTCGGCACCCACGGACGCACCGGATTGGCGCACGTGCTGATGGGCAGCGTGGCCGAACGCGTGGTCCAGAAGTCGCCCTGCCCGGTGCTTACGATTCGTCATCCCGATCGCAAGTTCAAGCACCCGCTCGACAAGTAG